A window from Solanum stenotomum isolate F172 chromosome 5, ASM1918654v1, whole genome shotgun sequence encodes these proteins:
- the LOC125864138 gene encoding uncharacterized protein LOC125864138, protein MAEMKVRDVAIPRTTNVTSSIQKPAPDGRFELKRNVVQLLHINGQFTILSHEDPRVPIQNFLEISDTYIPTRVNSDYNLEKQFGQFASAQNSRPQEGLLGNTDPNPKQVNVVSTRSGLPLEELMPKEKVADEKRTHVDEAKSSEQRVNEKPKVKPPPPFPQKFRIQKEEECFGKFIEMLKQGIPKYAKYVKDVVSNKSRLSEYATVALTEEYSSRIQNMLLIKLKDSGSFTVQIQIGKYVEARGLCDLGASINLMPTSMFLKLGLGKPKPTIIILQLADRSVSRPDGVIEDILVQVGTLIFPVDFVILDFEPDPEVPFFLGRLLLATVGALIDVAAGRLTMRAHDKVEVFDVYKTMKLPAIYEELFVITVIDEAMASKYVEAQDPLEKVLIGHDIEGDVVAQELANILNVPNVNMLCKFVELLNRVLDHL, encoded by the exons ATGGCAGAAATGAAAGTGAGGGATGTGGCAATCCCACGAACCACCAATGTTACCTCAAGTATCCAGAAACCTGCACCTGATGGGAGGTTTGAATTGAAGCGGAACGTGGTGCAACTATTGCACATAAACGGGCAGTTCACGATTCTATCTCATGAAGACCCACGAGTGCCTATCCAGAATTTCCTTGAGATCAGTGACACATACATTCCAACGAGAGTGAACTCTGATTAT AACTTGGAAAAGCAGTTTGGGCAGTTTGCTAGTGCTCAAAATTCCCGACCACAAGAGGGTTTGCTGGGAAATACCGACCCGAACCCGAAGCAAGTAAATGTTGTGAGCACTCGGAGTGGTCTTCCATTGGAGGAGTTGATGCCAAAGGAAAAGGTAGCTGATGAAAAAAGAACACATGTAGATGAAGCAAAATCAAGTGAACAAAGGGTGAATGAGAAACCAAAAGTAAAACCACCTCCTCCATTCCCACAGAAATTCAGGATACAAAAGGAGGAGGAATGTTTTGGTAAGTTTATTGAAATGCTTAAACAG GGCATTCCTAAGTATGCCAAATATGTGAAAGATGTGGTATCGAACAAGAGCAGATTGTCTGAATATGCAACAGTAGCACTCACGGAGGAGTACAGTTCTAGGATCCAGAACATGCTCCTAATTAAGTTGAAAGATTCAGGAAGTTTCACTGTTCAGATACAGATTGGCAAATATGTTGAGGCAAGAGGTTTGTGCGATTTGGGTGCAAGTATCAATTTAATGCCTACTTCTATGTTTCTTAAATTGGGACTAGGAAAACCCAAGCCCACAATCATTATATTACAGTTAGCGGACCGTTCAGTGTCAAGGCCAGATGGTGTTATTGAAGACATCTTGGTTCAAGTGGGAACTCTGATTTTCCCCGTGGACTTTGTCATTCTGGATTTTGAGCCTGACCCAGAGGTCCCATTTTTTTTGGGACGCCTATTACTAGCCACCGTAGGTGCATTAATTGATGTGGCAGCCGGTAGACTCACAATGAGGGCTCATGACAAGGTCGAGGTATTTGATGTATACAAGACAATGAAGCTGCCTGCAATATATGAGGAGCTGTTTGTAATTACAGTCATTGATGAAGCTATGGCATCTAAATATGTTGAAGCCCAAGACCCTTTAGAGAAAGTGCTAATTGGGCATGACATTGAGGGAGATGTTGTAGCCCAGGAGTTGGCTAACATCCTAAATGTCCCGAATGTGAATATGCTTTGCAAGTTTGTGGAGCTATTAAATAGAGTCCTGGACCACCTCTGA